A DNA window from Niabella yanshanensis contains the following coding sequences:
- a CDS encoding helix-turn-helix transcriptional regulator: MEKTIHQGRNVKRFREMLGMKQEALALELGDDWNQRKISLLEQKEEIEDPLLKQIADVLKVPAEAIKNFDEEAAINVIGNSYHDNSTSNVNYHCTFNPIDKIVELYEKLVASEKEKVELLQKLLEK; this comes from the coding sequence ATGGAGAAAACAATACATCAGGGCAGAAATGTAAAGCGGTTTAGGGAAATGCTGGGTATGAAACAGGAAGCTTTGGCTTTGGAATTGGGTGACGATTGGAACCAGCGTAAAATATCATTGCTGGAGCAGAAGGAAGAAATTGAAGACCCATTATTAAAGCAAATTGCTGATGTATTAAAAGTACCAGCTGAGGCCATTAAGAATTTTGACGAAGAAGCTGCTATAAATGTTATTGGCAATAGCTACCATGATAACTCCACAAGTAATGTAAACTATCATTGCACCTTCAATCCCATTGATAAAATTGTTGAGCTTTATGAAAAACTGGTAGCGAGTGAAAAAGAGAAAGTGGAACTATTGCAGAAGTTGCTGGAGAAGTGA
- a CDS encoding HEPN domain-containing protein, producing the protein MCWCKAFRLRIKTVSIRKHYKLALFMYHQATELVLTAFIKSQTGLALHTHNISHLNQYLSFLSPGVAAVFGGITQKEKDAFRLLQKSYCAARYDEGFEVGFKELEVVREKLLALLSPLLAGITGGFEQSFAHSL; encoded by the coding sequence ATGTGCTGGTGCAAAGCCTTCCGGCTACGGATAAAAACGGTTTCCATTCGCAAACACTATAAGCTGGCCCTTTTTATGTACCACCAGGCTACAGAACTGGTGTTAACGGCCTTTATTAAATCTCAAACCGGGCTGGCGCTGCATACGCATAACATCAGCCACCTTAATCAATACCTAAGCTTTTTAAGCCCGGGCGTTGCAGCAGTCTTTGGGGGCATCACGCAAAAAGAAAAGGATGCATTCAGGCTACTTCAAAAATCGTATTGTGCAGCGAGGTATGATGAAGGTTTTGAAGTAGGCTTTAAGGAGCTGGAGGTAGTGCGGGAAAAGCTGTTGGCATTATTAAGCCCGTTGCTTGCAGGCATTACAGGTGGGTTTGAACAAAGTTTTGCGCATAGTCTTTAA
- a CDS encoding ATP-binding protein, with amino-acid sequence MTKEDKQRVIGKVVAINSDRFSVELLSGLENFNVSGFDDIHYFAQLNSYVIVPYQNYYIVAEVSGVREKDLNVPFSNPTDQILSKVQAGKFLDVLPIGTIKIKEDDVLNFDFGVSVYPTLYSDVLYIKEQELDTIFKIDRVKERRCQEKEDCKNGDCQCKDRYTALPIGKSTIFPDYEVKVDIDKFFGSHSAILGNTGSGKSCTIASMLQTLYRFDEYSATGSTFIFFDVNGEYSQAFGKIKIHNKNIEVRNFSIDQIEESNTSIQKFTLPHWFLNIEEWALLLKASEKSQLPILRNALALAVLFQSGATNAVKNHILASCITQILRDETSSPSKKDRIKSILQKFNTSEINLAVNCNNSTFHNGIQNVNCTIENCLFIHFGEMKGIQYLFGYLEQKTDEGDYKFLSSNFHLPSYQANQVFDFGLLESALDIAILYEEAHGNRQIRDYCSSLLTRFKSIKERDDFDFLTGIKSNVDPLEYIYQFLGMDAPLISNEKKAQVTVIDLNSANDETVEVISCVLSRLIFEKLRTAKQRNTYPVNLVLEEAHRYISTDSGKVFGDANKIFERIAKEGRKYGMFLLVSSQRPSELSKTVLSQCSNFIVHRIQNPEDLSHIRQITPHISETILRRMPSIPTQHALIFGHAVNLPTTFVVNEANPKPKSDNNEISKNWFREKEFNVDL; translated from the coding sequence ATGACCAAAGAAGACAAACAAAGAGTAATTGGAAAAGTCGTAGCTATAAATTCCGACCGCTTTTCAGTTGAACTTTTGAGTGGTTTAGAAAACTTCAATGTTAGCGGGTTTGATGATATTCACTATTTCGCGCAGTTAAATAGCTATGTTATCGTACCATACCAAAACTATTATATTGTAGCTGAGGTTTCGGGCGTTCGAGAAAAAGATCTGAATGTTCCATTTTCAAACCCAACAGATCAAATTTTAAGCAAAGTTCAAGCGGGAAAATTCCTCGATGTGTTGCCTATTGGAACTATAAAGATTAAAGAAGATGATGTGCTAAATTTCGATTTTGGAGTGAGTGTTTACCCTACTTTGTATTCAGATGTGCTGTATATAAAGGAACAAGAACTGGACACGATATTTAAAATAGATAGGGTAAAGGAAAGAAGGTGTCAAGAAAAAGAGGATTGCAAAAATGGAGACTGCCAGTGTAAAGATCGGTACACGGCATTGCCTATTGGGAAATCAACTATTTTCCCCGACTATGAGGTGAAAGTTGATATTGATAAATTTTTTGGAAGTCATTCCGCAATACTCGGTAATACAGGAAGCGGGAAGTCCTGTACAATAGCATCCATGCTACAAACACTATATAGATTTGACGAATATAGTGCGACAGGTAGCACTTTTATATTCTTTGATGTAAATGGAGAATATAGCCAAGCCTTTGGGAAAATTAAAATCCATAATAAGAATATTGAAGTTAGAAATTTTTCGATTGATCAAATAGAAGAAAGTAATACATCAATACAAAAATTCACTTTACCTCATTGGTTCTTAAATATCGAAGAATGGGCGTTGCTATTAAAAGCAAGTGAAAAATCACAGTTACCTATTTTGAGAAATGCTTTAGCTCTTGCTGTTTTATTTCAATCAGGGGCGACTAATGCCGTAAAAAACCATATACTTGCGTCTTGTATTACTCAGATTTTGAGAGACGAAACAAGTAGCCCTTCAAAGAAAGACAGGATTAAATCCATATTACAGAAATTCAATACAAGTGAAATTAATTTAGCAGTTAATTGCAACAATTCTACATTCCATAACGGAATCCAAAATGTCAATTGCACCATTGAAAATTGTCTTTTTATTCATTTCGGAGAAATGAAGGGTATCCAATATTTATTTGGCTATCTTGAACAAAAAACTGATGAAGGGGACTATAAATTTCTATCATCAAATTTTCACCTTCCTTCTTATCAGGCCAATCAGGTTTTTGATTTTGGATTACTCGAAAGCGCCTTAGATATAGCGATACTTTACGAAGAAGCGCACGGAAATCGACAAATAAGGGATTATTGCTCCTCGCTTTTAACCAGATTTAAAAGTATAAAGGAGAGAGATGATTTTGATTTCTTAACGGGGATTAAGTCGAATGTTGATCCGCTTGAATATATATATCAATTCTTAGGGATGGATGCTCCCCTTATTTCCAATGAGAAAAAAGCTCAAGTTACAGTTATCGATTTGAATTCTGCCAATGATGAGACTGTAGAAGTGATATCTTGTGTTCTATCTAGGTTGATTTTTGAAAAGCTTAGAACTGCCAAGCAAAGAAATACATATCCTGTGAATCTTGTATTGGAAGAAGCACATAGATATATTTCAACGGACTCTGGAAAGGTATTTGGAGATGCTAATAAGATATTTGAGCGAATTGCCAAAGAAGGCAGGAAATATGGCATGTTTTTACTTGTTTCTTCTCAGAGACCAAGTGAGCTCTCAAAAACAGTCTTATCACAGTGTAGTAATTTTATTGTACATCGGATTCAAAACCCAGAAGATCTATCACATATACGACAAATTACACCGCATATTTCCGAAACGATTTTAAGACGGATGCCATCAATACCGACTCAACACGCATTAATTTTTGGGCACGCTGTAAACTTGCCAACAACCTTTGTAGTCAATGAAGCAAATCCAAAACCTAAAAGTGATAATAATGAAATAAGCAAAAACTGGTTTAGAGAAAAAGAATTTAACGTTGATTTGTAA
- a CDS encoding arsenate reductase ArsC, which translates to MKKVLVLCTGNSCRSQIAEGYLRHFAGDKAEIYSAGVETHGVNPKAIATMKADGIDISSHTSNNVTEYSNIDFDYVITVCDHAKERCPIFPANAVKFHYNFPDPAKFLGTEAATEKEFARVRDMIKDYAQNFVQTHL; encoded by the coding sequence ATGAAAAAAGTTTTAGTGCTTTGTACAGGAAACAGTTGCCGCAGCCAGATCGCCGAAGGTTATTTAAGGCATTTTGCCGGTGATAAGGCTGAGATCTATAGCGCCGGTGTGGAAACGCATGGCGTTAACCCCAAAGCCATAGCTACTATGAAAGCCGATGGCATTGATATTTCGAGCCATACTTCTAACAACGTTACGGAGTATAGTAATATCGATTTTGACTACGTAATTACCGTATGTGACCATGCTAAAGAAAGATGCCCCATCTTCCCTGCTAACGCGGTAAAATTCCATTATAATTTTCCTGATCCTGCAAAATTCCTGGGAACGGAAGCAGCTACTGAAAAGGAATTTGCAAGAGTAAGGGATATGATTAAAGACTATGCGCAAAACTTTGTTCAAACCCACCTGTAA